The window AGGCctgtttatattgaaaatttttacttttgtattaaaaattatcaaattatgTTTAGAGTAAATATCGAAAACTTCAAGGCATTTGCGCGGAAACTTTTTAACGGAGAtttgaaatttccaaaaattggaTAAAAGTTATAAcactaatgtacatacataggttaaaaatcatgtaaaaataaacttgttttataccccatttacacatgcACAAAATATactagatttcatttaaaatctctaTACAAATCTAGACCGTTTATACGTACTATTTTTGATATTTAGgaagatttattttttgctaatatttcttgaaattgtttttaattgcaaaataagAAGGAGAAATGGGAtatatcttaatattttatttctaataaaaaaattgatatttaaatataacttcaccttccatttttgtttttctctttattcTTGTGCATCGTCGTATTTTTTAGTGTTATTTAGGAAAAACAGAGTTGCTTTACTAAATACAACTAgattttgaatagattttaccgaaatctagttacgaagtagattttgttttgtgtgggaaatctagttaaaatcaaCCAGATTTGGCTAGAAATATCATAAGtactagatttcgtgtatgtgtaaatggggtattatcaaacaatttttagataataattaaaaattgaaagatTGAGCTTAGGGACTATATTAATAAATGTAACAACAATATAATGATGGTGTACCCTGATGAGCCTTTTTGGGCGTTACCAACTGTACCAGGATTATATGATGACAATGACTATCGAGGTgaatattaaatcaaaaaaaatcaatatttaaaaaaaatcactaaaacaaaattcttttaactTCGTGTTTCttccaaatttaaaaaagcaaaGATTAATTGaactcaatttttattttcagttaatGTTGTTGAAGCTTTACAAGAGTTTTGGCAAATAAAACTGGCACGGGGGGCTGATTTAAAAAATGGAGCACTTGTCATATATGAATCTGTTCCATCAAACAGTCAACCTTATGTTTGCTATGTAACTTTACCGGGTGGAAGTTGCTTCGGAAGCTTTCAGGTAATAACTTATTACTTAaacatgttaaataaacataattatattgAAAGTTATTATACATAGAATTGTCCGACAAAAGCAGAAGCTAGAAGAAGCTCTGCCAAAATTGCCTTAATGAATTCTGTATTCAATGAACATCCTTCTCGAAGAATAACTGATGAATTTATTGAAAAGGCAGTTCAGGATGCCTGGACctcttttaaaggaaatttaaaagaaaatgatgCCCCAGATACTGGCATTGGAGCGTTTAGGTAATTGACATCAAATATTATTGGAATTCCTCTTACTGTTTCAGtatgtaatttttctttctgtgtGTTCATTCTAAGTTTTGAAAAACTGGGATTAAATATATCGTATTT of the Lucilia cuprina isolate Lc7/37 chromosome 2, ASM2204524v1, whole genome shotgun sequence genome contains:
- the LOC111689010 gene encoding protein limb expression 1 homolog, whose amino-acid sequence is MMVYPDEPFWALPTVPGLYDDNDYRVNVVEALQEFWQIKLARGADLKNGALVIYESVPSNSQPYVCYVTLPGGSCFGSFQNCPTKAEARRSSAKIALMNSVFNEHPSRRITDEFIEKAVQDAWTSFKGNLKENDAPDTGIGAFRFMLESNKGRTMLEFQELMTVFQLLHWNGSLKAMRERQCSRQEVVAHYSNRSLDDDMRAQMALDWIAREQENPGALGHELAQAERELDTARLAGRELRFPKEKKDILLLAHNQLGGNVNINNSGLNC